A region from the Streptomyces tsukubensis genome encodes:
- the aztB gene encoding zinc ABC transporter permease AztB: MEWLIGPFEVTFVQRALVAGLLVSAATALAGTWVVLRGMAFLGDAMSHGLLPGVAVAALLGGSPLVGAAASAAVMVSGVTLIGRTPRLSQDTSIGLLYVGMLSLGVIIVSRSQSFAVDLTGFLFGDVLAVGQDDLLVLAVALGATVAVTALGHRAFLALAFDQRKAHTLGLRPRWAHAVLLGLLTLAIVASFHIVGTLLVLGLLIAPPASVLPWARSVPAVMVGAALLGASATFFGLLLSWHLDTAAGATIAALAVAQFFLSRTAAALRSRRAHRPVGTAAVPRAAGQEYPAVPDPRPAADMGAHAS; this comes from the coding sequence ATGGAGTGGCTGATCGGTCCCTTTGAGGTGACCTTTGTGCAAAGAGCCCTGGTAGCAGGGCTGCTGGTGTCCGCTGCGACGGCGCTCGCCGGAACCTGGGTGGTGCTCCGGGGGATGGCCTTCCTCGGTGACGCGATGTCCCACGGACTGCTGCCGGGCGTCGCGGTCGCGGCACTGCTCGGAGGCAGTCCCCTGGTCGGAGCCGCGGCGAGTGCCGCCGTGATGGTGTCCGGGGTGACGCTCATCGGGCGGACGCCGCGCCTCTCACAGGACACGAGCATCGGGCTGCTCTACGTGGGGATGCTCTCGCTGGGCGTCATCATCGTGTCCCGGTCCCAGTCCTTCGCCGTCGACCTGACCGGCTTCCTCTTCGGGGACGTCCTCGCCGTCGGCCAGGACGACCTGCTCGTCCTGGCCGTCGCCCTCGGCGCGACGGTGGCCGTTACCGCCCTGGGGCACCGGGCCTTCCTCGCGCTTGCCTTCGACCAACGCAAGGCGCACACCCTGGGACTGCGCCCGCGATGGGCACACGCCGTACTGCTGGGCCTCCTGACCCTGGCGATTGTCGCCTCGTTCCACATCGTGGGGACCCTGCTCGTCCTCGGTCTGCTCATCGCCCCGCCCGCGTCCGTACTCCCGTGGGCTCGCAGCGTGCCCGCCGTCATGGTCGGAGCGGCCTTGCTGGGGGCGAGCGCCACGTTCTTCGGACTGCTCCTGTCCTGGCACCTGGACACGGCCGCAGGCGCCACGATCGCGGCGCTCGCCGTGGCCCAGTTCTTCCTCTCCCGCACGGCCGCGGCGCTCCGCTCCCGCCGCGCACACCGACCCGTCGGGACCGCCGCCGTGCCGAGGGCCGCCGGACAGGAGTACCCCGCGGTCCCCGACCCCCGACCCGCAGCAGACATGGGAGCCCACGCATCGTGA